Within the Plesiomonas shigelloides genome, the region ACGACACGAAAAGCAGAGCAATGAGAAGGAGGTTACGTTGGGAATCCATCTTCAGTGTTCTCTGTTATCGTCAGATTTGGCTGGCACGGGATCGTACCCACCGGGGTTCAAAGGGTGGCATTTTAATATGCGTTTGATTGTCAACCAACTACCTTTTAATGCTCCAAACCGGCGCAATGCCTCAATTCCGTAATGTGAACAGGTAG harbors:
- the yidD gene encoding membrane protein insertion efficiency factor YidD codes for the protein MASPFSPLAWLMILFIKVYQWVISPLIGPRCRFQPTCSHYGIEALRRFGALKGSWLTIKRILKCHPLNPGGYDPVPAKSDDNREH